From the Micromonospora sediminicola genome, one window contains:
- a CDS encoding AbfB domain-containing protein — protein MTHPCPVRLAAPLLAILALVTGLLTAPATPAHAAPAKNPPLTTPWTAQALNGTPLPDYPRPQMTRPDWLNLNGEWQLRQSATDDAPRFNTDLPERVNVPFPVESALSGVQRAAGDNRNYLYYRRTVTVPANWSGRRVLLHFGAVDWQTTVWVNGTAVGGHTGGYDAFTFDVTPQLRGGANEIVVKVWDPTDSRQNGSLPPIGKQTKQPGGIFYTPSSGIWQTVWLEPVPAASISSVDLYPSLADNTLRVRVFTRGDVGGHSVVAEALTGATVVGSATGGFTEFRVPVPNARRWSPDDPFLYNLRITLRNATGAQVDRTTHYFGMREISTGVVNGVLRPKLNGQFVFQTGTLDQGFWPDGLYTAPTDAALAFDLQKHKDLGFNMVRKHIKVEPQRWFYHADRLGLLVWQDVPSLTAQDINATDAQQAQLETEAREIVDEHRSSPAVVTYTVYNEGWGERALADTRRAAQNVKNQDPTRLVNAHSGYNCCQSLGNPGNGDIDDWHVYLGPDSPVPSSSRIAVLGEFGGLGLRAPGHEWSPNGNFFAYEWQPNSTALTDRYVGLVQGTQNLMLGKGLSASVYTEIADQEGELNGFLTYDRQVVKMDQARVRDANLSLVNASRSIGSSAPVALPLNARRSFQVTTPGFTDRYLRHRDSLAYTDVVDATSSTLLKTDATYTVRTGLADPACYSFESVNYPGQFLRHQNSRVRNSPNDGSTLLRADATWCARVGVTGSGVSLESYNFRGKYLRHYNSEVWLSNGAGGEAWNSPTLWAADSTWNITAPWAP, from the coding sequence ATGACACATCCCTGTCCCGTACGCCTCGCGGCACCCCTGCTCGCCATCCTGGCCCTGGTCACCGGCCTGCTCACCGCGCCGGCCACACCGGCACACGCCGCGCCGGCCAAGAATCCGCCCCTGACCACCCCCTGGACCGCCCAGGCACTCAACGGCACCCCGCTGCCGGACTACCCGAGACCACAGATGACCCGGCCGGACTGGCTCAACCTCAACGGCGAGTGGCAACTCCGCCAATCCGCCACCGACGACGCCCCCCGGTTCAACACCGACCTGCCCGAGCGCGTCAACGTGCCGTTCCCGGTGGAGAGCGCGCTGTCCGGCGTGCAGCGGGCCGCCGGCGACAACCGCAACTACCTGTACTACCGGCGGACCGTGACGGTGCCGGCGAACTGGAGCGGGCGTCGGGTGCTGCTGCACTTCGGCGCCGTCGACTGGCAGACCACCGTCTGGGTCAACGGCACCGCCGTCGGTGGTCACACCGGTGGCTACGATGCCTTCACGTTCGACGTCACCCCGCAACTGCGAGGCGGCGCCAACGAGATCGTGGTGAAGGTGTGGGACCCGACCGACAGCCGGCAGAACGGCAGCCTGCCGCCGATCGGTAAGCAGACCAAGCAGCCCGGCGGCATCTTCTACACGCCGAGTTCGGGCATCTGGCAGACGGTGTGGCTGGAACCGGTGCCGGCGGCCTCGATCAGCAGCGTCGACCTCTATCCCAGTCTGGCCGACAACACGCTTCGCGTGCGGGTCTTCACGCGCGGCGACGTCGGCGGGCACAGCGTCGTGGCCGAGGCGCTCACCGGCGCCACCGTGGTCGGCTCCGCCACCGGCGGCTTCACCGAGTTCAGGGTGCCGGTGCCGAACGCCCGCCGCTGGTCGCCCGACGACCCGTTCCTCTACAACCTGCGAATCACGCTGCGCAACGCCACGGGCGCTCAGGTAGACCGGACCACGCACTACTTCGGCATGCGCGAGATCAGCACCGGCGTGGTCAACGGAGTCCTGCGGCCCAAGCTCAACGGCCAGTTCGTCTTCCAGACCGGGACGCTTGACCAGGGGTTCTGGCCGGACGGGCTCTACACCGCCCCCACCGACGCCGCGCTCGCCTTCGACCTGCAGAAGCACAAGGACCTGGGCTTCAACATGGTGCGCAAGCACATCAAGGTCGAACCGCAGCGCTGGTTCTACCACGCGGACCGGCTCGGTCTGCTGGTGTGGCAGGACGTCCCGTCCTTGACCGCGCAGGACATCAACGCGACCGACGCGCAGCAGGCACAGCTCGAGACCGAGGCCCGCGAGATCGTGGACGAGCACCGCAGCTCCCCGGCGGTGGTCACCTACACCGTCTACAACGAGGGGTGGGGCGAGCGCGCACTCGCCGACACCCGCAGGGCCGCCCAGAACGTGAAGAACCAGGACCCGACCCGGCTGGTCAACGCGCACAGCGGCTACAACTGCTGCCAGTCGTTGGGCAACCCCGGCAACGGTGACATCGACGACTGGCATGTCTACCTGGGGCCGGACTCGCCGGTGCCGTCGAGCAGCCGGATCGCCGTGCTCGGCGAGTTCGGCGGCCTGGGCCTGCGCGCGCCCGGGCACGAGTGGAGCCCGAACGGCAACTTCTTCGCCTACGAGTGGCAGCCGAACTCCACGGCGCTGACCGACCGGTACGTCGGCCTGGTGCAGGGCACGCAGAACCTGATGCTCGGCAAGGGGCTGAGCGCCTCGGTCTACACCGAGATCGCCGACCAGGAGGGTGAGCTGAACGGCTTCCTCACCTACGACCGGCAGGTGGTCAAGATGGACCAGGCCCGGGTGCGGGACGCGAATCTTTCGCTCGTCAACGCGTCCCGGTCGATCGGCAGCTCGGCGCCGGTGGCACTGCCTCTGAACGCCCGGCGATCCTTCCAGGTCACGACTCCCGGCTTCACCGACCGGTACCTACGGCACCGGGACAGCCTCGCCTACACCGACGTGGTCGACGCGACCAGTTCCACGCTGCTCAAGACCGACGCGACCTACACCGTCCGGACAGGTCTGGCCGACCCGGCCTGCTACTCGTTCGAGTCGGTCAACTACCCGGGGCAGTTCCTGCGGCACCAGAACTCGCGCGTACGCAATTCACCCAACGACGGATCGACGCTACTGCGGGCGGACGCCACCTGGTGCGCGCGGGTCGGTGTCACGGGCAGCGGCGTCTCGCTGGAGTCCTACAACTTCCGGGGCAAGTACCTGCGGCACTACAACTCGGAGGTCTGGCTGAGCAACGGCGCCGGCGGCGAGGCGTGGAACTCACCGACGTTGTGGGCTGCGGACAGCACCTGGAACATCACGGCGCCCTGGGCGCCCTGA